TCGGCGTGCTGGTCGTCATCATGCTCGGCGCCGGGCTGTTTGCGACGCTGTCGCTCGTCATCGCCTGCATCGTCAAGACGCGCGAGCGCGTGATGGGCATGGGCCAGCTGCTCACGATGCCGCTGTTCTTCGCCAGCAACGCGATCTACCCGATCAGTCTGATGCCGGGATGGCTGCGCATCGTCTCGACCGTCAATCCGCTGACCTACGAGGTGGATGCGCTGCGCGCGCTGATGATCAGGGCCGGCTCGAGCGCCTACGGGATCGGCGTGGACCTCGCGATCCTCGTCGGCGCCACGACACTCCTGATCGCCGTCGCCGCGCGGATGTTCCCCCGAATCGTGACGTAGCGGCCGGCGGGGCCGGGTCAGCGGCCGGGCGCATCGGATTGCGCGGCCGCCTGATACTTGTCCGGCCGGGCCGCCCGGTAGACGCCGCACCCGCACGCGTCCGTGAGGTCCGCGCGGGCGACGCTCCGGAGGCTGATGCGCGCGGCCACCGCCCCCAGCTCGTCATGGATCCGGTCGAGCGCGCCCCACTCCTCGGGAATGACCCCGTCGACGTAGTTGACCACGTACGAGCCGCTGACGAAGCACGCGCCGATTTCGCGCGCGTTGGCCGCCTCCGGAGCCACGCTCTGGTTGGCGGCATCGGCGCCCAGCAGTTGCAGCGCCCGCGCCTCCGCCGGGGTCTCCAGGCGCGGCCCCCAGGTGTGCGCCGTGATGATTCGGTTCGCACGCCCGTAGACGCGCGCGGGCGCCGGCCATAGATCGCGGGCCGCCCCCTCGAGCGTGCGCATCAGGCTGGGGCAGAACAACTGCGCGCCGCGGCACAGGAATCCGAATCGCCCCGGCAGGGTGGAATACTGGGTTTGGCCGAGATCCAGGACGTCGCCGGTGATGATGTAGTCCCTCGGTTGGAGCGCCCGGTTGAGCGAGCCGCAGGTGCTGTCGGACAGGACCTTCCGGACGCCGGCCTGGCCGAGCACCCAGAAAACCTTGCGGTGCGCCGAATGGTCGACCGCGTCACGCGGCCAGCCGTGCGCAAACACGTTGAGCGCCAGCCGGGGCCGGCCGTCGGCCGTGACGCCGCCGTCATACTCGAGCAGCTGCCAGTTCGCCGTGCGTCCCCACGGCGTCTCAAAGCTCAGCCCGCGCTCGACAACGCGAACGCCCGGTTCATCAAGGTCGTCAGGGAA
This is a stretch of genomic DNA from bacterium. It encodes these proteins:
- a CDS encoding 5'-methylthioadenosine phosphorylase, whose amino-acid sequence is FPDDLDEPGVRVVERGLSFETPWGRTANWQLLEYDGGVTADGRPRLALNVFAHGWPRDAVDHSAHRKVFWVLGQAGVRKVLSDSTCGSLNRALQPRDYIITGDVLDLGQTQYSTLPGRFGFLCRGAQLFCPSLMRTLEGAARDLWPAPARVYGRANRIITAHTWGPRLETPAEARALQLLGADAANQSVAPEAANAREIGACFVSGSYVVNYVDGVIPEEWGALDRIHDELGAVAARISLRSVARADLTDACGCGVYRAARPDKYQAAAQSDAPGR